From Lolium perenne isolate Kyuss_39 chromosome 5, Kyuss_2.0, whole genome shotgun sequence, a single genomic window includes:
- the LOC127302172 gene encoding probable nucleolar protein 5-1 isoform X1, with translation MASKPTRIGKYYYKIPGTVKLLFETPSGFAIFSFDEKYLKKSIEHIWVFFVGNYWHKNIVWLHEFRAFEDKPNVFNLTAQTIDVSLVKMLGTHCGLDETLVVGSRGYKDIIEKRMGLKCLFDDAVKEVMWGLQNLMHTLVPQEQSKITKDDRLPMSLGLNMVLNRYKINVTQEMLNEYIIKKTSKVYATDLREKAHLKFLHRMFDEDFKEFSKVDSTYWTLSKFATALKIMFDPDGALKFGNPHKMFSHDELSMIKRDAHLYQQKLNKDLILAVYHNTVIFREGRAELLYELRCLVEQAKAALETEEVQEKPATVQQKQVDRTCVTVDLAVPNRSSLDEVHHCRFS, from the exons ATGGCTTCCAAGCCTACCCGCATAG GAAAGTACTATTACAAAATTCCTGGCACAGTCAAGCTGCTATTCGAGACACCCTCTGGCTTCGCAATTTTCTCTTTTGATGAGAAATATCTCAAGAAAAGTATTGAG CACATCTGGGTATTCTTCGTGGGTAACTACTGGCACAAGAAT ATTGTCTGGCTCCATGAATTCCGAGCATTCGAGGACAAGCCCAATGTCTTTAACCTTACTGCCCAGACAATAGACGTCAGCCTGGTCAAGATGCTCGGGACGCACTGTGGCTTGGACGAGACACTAGTTGTTGGAAGCCGTGGATATAAAGACATAATAGAAAAAAGAATG GGGCTGAAGTGTCTGTTTGATGATGCCGTGAAGGAGGTGATGTGGGGTCTGCAGAATCTCATGCATACTTTAGTGCCTCAAGAACAGTCTAAGATTACTAAGGACGACCGGCTTCCCATGAGCCTAGGATTGAATATGGTCTTAAATCGTTACAAAATTAATGTCACGCAAGAGATG CTTAATGAATATATTATTAAGAAGACTTCAAAAGTGTATGCTACCGATTTACGTGAAAAAGCTCATCTGAAGTTCTTGCATAGAATGTTTGACGAGGATTTTAAGGAGTTCTCTAAGGTTGATAGCACGTACTGGACTTTATCCAAATTTGCAACAGCTCTGAAGATAATGTTTGATCCTGATGGAGCACTTAAATTTGGTAATCCTCACAAG ATGTTCTCACACGACGAGCTTTCAATGATTAAGCGTGATGCACATCTATATCAACAGAAGTTAAATAAGGACCTTATCTTGGCAGTCTACCATAACACTGTTATTTTTCGCGAGGGCAGGGCAGAATTGCTGTACGAATTGCGCTGCTTGGTTGAGCAGGCTAAAGCAGCACTAGAAACTGAAGAAGTGCAGGAGAAGCCTGCAACAGTGCAGCAGAAGCAAGTTGACCGCACATGTGTAACAGTGGATCTGGCAGTACCCAACCGAAGTAGCCTCGATGAGGTACACCACTGTCGTTTTAGCTGA
- the LOC127302172 gene encoding probable nucleolar protein 5-1 isoform X2 has translation MASKPTRIGKYYYKIPGTVKLLFETPSGFAIFSFDEKYLKKSIEHIWVFFVGNYWHKNIVWLHEFRAFEDKPNVFNLTAQTIDVSLVKMLGTHCGLDETLVVGSRGYKDIIEKRMGLKCLFDDAVKEVMWGLQNLMHTLVPQEQSKITKDDRLPMSLGLNMVLNRYKINVTQEMLNEYIIKKTSKVYATDLREKAHLKFLHRMFDEDFKEFSKVDSTYWTLSKFATALKIMFDPDGALKFGNPHKGRIAVRIALLG, from the exons ATGGCTTCCAAGCCTACCCGCATAG GAAAGTACTATTACAAAATTCCTGGCACAGTCAAGCTGCTATTCGAGACACCCTCTGGCTTCGCAATTTTCTCTTTTGATGAGAAATATCTCAAGAAAAGTATTGAG CACATCTGGGTATTCTTCGTGGGTAACTACTGGCACAAGAAT ATTGTCTGGCTCCATGAATTCCGAGCATTCGAGGACAAGCCCAATGTCTTTAACCTTACTGCCCAGACAATAGACGTCAGCCTGGTCAAGATGCTCGGGACGCACTGTGGCTTGGACGAGACACTAGTTGTTGGAAGCCGTGGATATAAAGACATAATAGAAAAAAGAATG GGGCTGAAGTGTCTGTTTGATGATGCCGTGAAGGAGGTGATGTGGGGTCTGCAGAATCTCATGCATACTTTAGTGCCTCAAGAACAGTCTAAGATTACTAAGGACGACCGGCTTCCCATGAGCCTAGGATTGAATATGGTCTTAAATCGTTACAAAATTAATGTCACGCAAGAGATG CTTAATGAATATATTATTAAGAAGACTTCAAAAGTGTATGCTACCGATTTACGTGAAAAAGCTCATCTGAAGTTCTTGCATAGAATGTTTGACGAGGATTTTAAGGAGTTCTCTAAGGTTGATAGCACGTACTGGACTTTATCCAAATTTGCAACAGCTCTGAAGATAATGTTTGATCCTGATGGAGCACTTAAATTTGGTAATCCTCACAAG GGCAGAATTGCTGTACGAATTGCGCTGCTTGGTTGA
- the LOC127302172 gene encoding probable nucleolar protein 5-1 isoform X3 has translation MASKPTRIGKYYYKIPGTVKLLFETPSGFAIFSFDEKYLKKSIEHIWVFFVGNYWHKNIVWLHEFRAFEDKPNVFNLTAQTIDVSLVKMLGTHCGLDETLVVGSRGYKDIIEKRMGLKCLFDDAVKEVMWGLQNLMHTLVPQEQSKITKDDRLPMSLGLNMVLNRYKINVTQEMLNEYIIKKTSKVYATDLREKAHLKFLHRMFDEDFKEFSKVDSTYWTLSKFATALKIMFDPDGALKFDVLTRRAFND, from the exons ATGGCTTCCAAGCCTACCCGCATAG GAAAGTACTATTACAAAATTCCTGGCACAGTCAAGCTGCTATTCGAGACACCCTCTGGCTTCGCAATTTTCTCTTTTGATGAGAAATATCTCAAGAAAAGTATTGAG CACATCTGGGTATTCTTCGTGGGTAACTACTGGCACAAGAAT ATTGTCTGGCTCCATGAATTCCGAGCATTCGAGGACAAGCCCAATGTCTTTAACCTTACTGCCCAGACAATAGACGTCAGCCTGGTCAAGATGCTCGGGACGCACTGTGGCTTGGACGAGACACTAGTTGTTGGAAGCCGTGGATATAAAGACATAATAGAAAAAAGAATG GGGCTGAAGTGTCTGTTTGATGATGCCGTGAAGGAGGTGATGTGGGGTCTGCAGAATCTCATGCATACTTTAGTGCCTCAAGAACAGTCTAAGATTACTAAGGACGACCGGCTTCCCATGAGCCTAGGATTGAATATGGTCTTAAATCGTTACAAAATTAATGTCACGCAAGAGATG CTTAATGAATATATTATTAAGAAGACTTCAAAAGTGTATGCTACCGATTTACGTGAAAAAGCTCATCTGAAGTTCTTGCATAGAATGTTTGACGAGGATTTTAAGGAGTTCTCTAAGGTTGATAGCACGTACTGGACTTTATCCAAATTTGCAACAGCTCTGAAGATAATGTTTGATCCTGATGGAGCACTTAAATTTG ATGTTCTCACACGACGAGCTTTCAATGATTAA